Proteins encoded together in one Riemerella anatipestifer window:
- the ppk1 gene encoding polyphosphate kinase 1 — MPQFNPRDITWLAFNERVMQEAMDKTVPLHLRIKFLGIFSNNLDEFFRVRVAGLKRAMSFKPKYRENSFFDEPQKILDKINKVVIKQQNDFNTTWEEIQKEMASEKVFIRTSKDLSEAQKQFVKDYFDEEVEANVIPILLREEIPMPYLRDKSLYLGVAMRKKEWQYESNYAIIEVPSRVTGRFVILPSEGEETSVMLLEDVISFNLPHIFSYFGYDVFEAHSFKVTKDAEFDLDNDINTTLAEKIKKGVKSRRKGKPTRFVFDKDMDKALLELLIRKLGLTKKDSIIPGHKIHNFKHFMDFPNVFKTYKTPEERTSFNHPYFEWQQRVTDVITQREVLLTFPYHSYMPVIDLLREAAMDPDVKSIQITAYRLASNSKIANALINAARNGKEVTVMIELRARFDEEANLKWKERLEVEGIKILVGIPDKKVHAKLCVIKKRVGGKTIQYGFVSTGNFNEKTAKVYGDHLLMTSNRAIMADINKVFNYFRKPTEDPILALKNCKTLLVCPHYMRAKIEELIDREIAEAKAGRKAKIILKVNSLSDKGLIKKLYQAAEAGVKIQAIVRGIFCVVQQKKFKTKIEAISIVDEYLEHARVMYFYNKGNEDIYISSADWMTRNLDYRVEAAVKINQPELKEELKDLLQIQLSDNVKARVLDNALNNDYVKKGAKKNKIRSQIEIYHYLKNKKY, encoded by the coding sequence ATGCCACAATTTAATCCTAGAGATATTACTTGGCTTGCCTTTAACGAAAGGGTAATGCAAGAGGCTATGGATAAGACTGTTCCGCTCCATTTACGAATTAAATTTTTAGGAATTTTCTCTAATAATTTAGATGAGTTTTTCCGCGTTCGTGTGGCGGGACTGAAAAGAGCAATGAGTTTTAAACCTAAATATAGAGAAAACTCTTTTTTTGATGAACCACAAAAGATTTTAGATAAAATCAATAAAGTGGTGATTAAGCAACAAAATGATTTTAATACCACTTGGGAAGAAATCCAAAAAGAAATGGCTTCCGAAAAGGTTTTTATCAGAACTTCGAAGGATTTATCCGAAGCTCAAAAGCAGTTTGTAAAAGATTATTTTGATGAAGAGGTGGAAGCTAACGTAATTCCAATCCTTCTTCGGGAGGAAATACCGATGCCCTATCTAAGGGACAAAAGTCTTTATTTAGGAGTGGCGATGCGTAAAAAAGAATGGCAATATGAGAGTAATTATGCCATTATAGAAGTGCCTTCTAGAGTAACGGGGCGTTTTGTTATTTTGCCATCTGAAGGAGAGGAAACTAGCGTGATGTTGCTAGAAGACGTGATTAGTTTTAATCTTCCTCATATTTTTTCTTATTTCGGATATGATGTTTTTGAAGCTCATTCCTTTAAAGTAACTAAAGATGCCGAGTTTGACCTTGATAATGACATTAACACCACTTTAGCGGAGAAAATTAAAAAAGGCGTTAAAAGTAGAAGAAAGGGCAAACCTACTCGTTTTGTGTTTGATAAGGATATGGATAAAGCCTTGCTAGAACTTTTAATCCGAAAGCTAGGACTTACGAAGAAAGATAGCATTATACCAGGGCATAAAATTCATAATTTCAAACATTTTATGGATTTTCCTAATGTCTTTAAAACGTATAAAACCCCAGAGGAAAGAACCTCGTTTAATCACCCTTATTTTGAATGGCAGCAGAGGGTTACCGATGTGATTACCCAAAGAGAGGTCTTGCTTACTTTTCCTTATCATAGCTATATGCCTGTGATAGATTTGCTTAGAGAGGCAGCTATGGACCCAGATGTTAAATCTATTCAAATCACGGCTTATCGTTTGGCGTCCAATTCTAAAATAGCCAATGCCCTCATCAATGCCGCTAGAAACGGAAAAGAGGTTACGGTAATGATAGAGCTTAGAGCAAGGTTTGATGAAGAAGCTAACCTCAAATGGAAAGAACGCCTAGAGGTGGAAGGTATCAAAATTTTGGTGGGTATTCCAGATAAAAAAGTCCACGCAAAACTCTGCGTGATTAAAAAAAGGGTAGGAGGTAAGACTATTCAATATGGTTTTGTGAGTACAGGCAACTTTAACGAAAAAACAGCCAAAGTCTATGGAGACCATCTTTTAATGACTAGCAATAGAGCGATAATGGCGGACATCAATAAAGTGTTTAATTACTTTAGGAAACCAACGGAAGACCCTATTCTAGCCCTTAAAAATTGCAAAACTCTGCTGGTGTGTCCTCACTATATGAGAGCAAAGATAGAAGAACTAATAGATAGGGAAATAGCAGAAGCTAAGGCGGGAAGAAAAGCCAAAATTATACTTAAAGTCAATTCGTTAAGTGATAAAGGGTTGATAAAAAAACTCTACCAAGCTGCCGAAGCTGGAGTGAAAATACAAGCCATAGTAAGAGGGATTTTCTGTGTGGTGCAACAGAAAAAATTTAAAACTAAAATAGAAGCCATCAGTATTGTAGATGAGTATCTAGAACACGCTAGGGTAATGTATTTTTACAATAAAGGCAACGAGGATATTTACATATCTTCTGCGGATTGGATGACGCGTAATTTGGATTATAGAGTGGAAGCCGCCGTTAAAATTAACCAACCAGAACTAAAAGAAGAACTGAAAGATTTACTCCAAATTCAGTTAAGTGATAATGTTAAAGCACGAGTTTTAGATAATGCTCTCAATAACGATTATGTGAAAAAAGGAGCTAAGAAGAACAAAATTCGTTCACAGATAGAGATTTATCATTATCTTAAAAACAAAAAATATTAA
- a CDS encoding exopolyphosphatase, translating to MKLAAIDIGSNAARLLINEVVLNANHQPEFTKLNLLRIPLRLGMDVFVKGEIGEERSKMVVDTMKVFSDLMKIYKVEHYRACATSAMRDAKNGQEIIGQVAKTSGIEIEIISGTEEANLVYENHIAEGLDEDYDYLYIDVGGGSTEVTFYENGKAKFSHSFNIGTIRLLNHLVTDAHWAEMKDLIKSHITGKKPIVAIGSGGNINKVFSMNKTKDGKALAASKLKKYYKEFSQLSVEERMVKYKIREDRADVIVPALKIFNNILNWADISKIFVPKISVADGLIHHIYETVKKE from the coding sequence ATGAAATTAGCAGCTATAGATATAGGCAGTAATGCCGCCAGACTTCTCATCAACGAAGTGGTTTTGAACGCCAATCATCAACCTGAATTTACCAAACTCAATTTGTTGAGAATTCCGTTGAGGTTGGGTATGGATGTCTTTGTTAAAGGAGAAATAGGAGAGGAGCGGTCTAAAATGGTGGTAGATACGATGAAAGTTTTTAGCGATTTAATGAAAATCTACAAGGTAGAACATTACCGTGCTTGTGCCACAAGTGCAATGCGTGATGCTAAAAACGGACAAGAAATAATAGGACAAGTGGCAAAAACTTCTGGGATTGAGATAGAAATTATTTCAGGAACTGAAGAAGCTAATTTGGTTTACGAAAATCACATTGCCGAAGGCTTAGACGAAGATTACGACTATCTTTATATAGATGTGGGTGGAGGTTCTACGGAGGTTACTTTTTATGAAAACGGAAAGGCTAAATTCTCTCATTCGTTTAATATAGGGACAATTAGGCTTCTAAATCATTTGGTAACCGATGCCCATTGGGCGGAGATGAAGGATTTAATCAAGAGTCATATTACGGGCAAGAAACCGATTGTAGCGATAGGTTCTGGAGGGAATATCAATAAGGTATTTTCTATGAATAAAACCAAAGATGGGAAGGCTTTGGCGGCTTCTAAACTGAAGAAATATTACAAAGAATTTTCTCAACTAAGCGTAGAGGAAAGAATGGTAAAGTACAAAATCCGTGAAGACCGAGCTGATGTAATAGTACCCGCACTTAAAATTTTCAATAATATTTTAAACTGGGCAGATATTTCTAAAATATTTGTCCCTAAAATATCTGTTGCTGATGGGCTTATACACCACATCTATGAAACGGTAAAGAAAGAATAA
- a CDS encoding universal stress protein: MTNIILPVDFGESTDFLLDETVKFAKKTNGKIFLIHVAPSDIGFAIGDMGFQYFPEIEKNEIQQEALQLNELQQRIIAQDVDCEHILKQGIAKEVILDYVQEKKADYIVMGSHGRSGIYDVFVGSLTKELTKSAPVPVLVIPCHQHK, encoded by the coding sequence ATGACTAATATTATTCTTCCCGTTGATTTCGGCGAAAGCACAGATTTCCTTCTTGATGAGACTGTAAAGTTTGCAAAAAAGACCAATGGTAAAATATTCCTCATTCATGTAGCACCTTCGGATATAGGCTTTGCGATTGGCGATATGGGCTTCCAGTATTTCCCTGAAATTGAGAAAAACGAAATACAGCAAGAAGCTCTACAACTCAACGAGCTACAACAGAGAATCATTGCCCAAGATGTAGACTGCGAGCATATCCTAAAGCAAGGCATCGCCAAAGAGGTTATTTTGGACTATGTGCAAGAGAAAAAGGCAGATTATATTGTGATGGGCTCTCACGGTAGAAGCGGCATCTATGATGTTTTTGTAGGCAGCCTGACTAAAGAACTTACCAAAAGTGCCCCAGTGCCTGTTTTGGTAATTCCTTGCCACCAGCATAAATAG
- a CDS encoding fumarylacetoacetate hydrolase family protein, whose translation MKILCIGRNYTEHAKELGNAIPEEPVIFIKPDTALLKGNDFYIPEFSNEIHYELEVVLKISKGGKYIQKENAHKHFEEIGLGIDFTARDLQSNLKSKGLPWELSKGFDGSAVVSSFHKKENFDLNNINFSLFQNKIQKQNGATQHMMFGFEDIIAFVSKYFTLRVGDLIFTGTPEGVGKVQENDLLEGYLEDQKVLDIRIL comes from the coding sequence ATGAAAATCCTTTGCATCGGAAGAAACTATACCGAACACGCCAAAGAACTCGGCAATGCGATACCCGAAGAGCCTGTCATTTTTATAAAACCCGACACAGCACTGCTTAAAGGAAACGATTTTTATATCCCCGAATTTTCTAACGAAATACACTACGAGCTGGAAGTCGTCCTAAAAATATCTAAAGGTGGAAAGTATATCCAAAAGGAAAACGCCCACAAACATTTTGAGGAAATAGGTTTAGGGATAGATTTTACAGCGAGAGATTTACAATCTAATCTTAAGTCCAAAGGACTCCCTTGGGAGCTTTCCAAAGGGTTTGATGGCTCGGCGGTGGTAAGCTCATTTCATAAAAAGGAAAACTTTGATTTAAACAACATTAACTTTTCTCTTTTTCAAAATAAAATCCAGAAGCAAAACGGAGCCACTCAACATATGATGTTCGGCTTTGAGGATATTATTGCCTTTGTGTCAAAATATTTTACTCTAAGAGTGGGCGACTTAATATTTACAGGAACGCCCGAAGGTGTAGGCAAGGTGCAAGAAAACGACCTTTTGGAAGGCTATCTAGAAGACCAAAAAGTTTTAGATATTAGGATATTGTAG
- a CDS encoding 3'-5' exonuclease has translation MNLKLHKPLCIFDLETTGTNISKDRIVEICILKVNPDASRETKTWLVNPEMHIPAFATAVHGISDEDVKDAPTLKEIAPKIMEMISGADLGGFNSNRFDVPLLAEEMLRAGVDFDLSKMKLVDAQVIFHKMEPRNLSAAYQFYCNKTLEDAHSAEADTLATFEVLDAQVGKYEELPKDINGLSEFSYHQKFADLAGFIAFDDKGQEIFTFGKYKGQLVEEVLAKDAGYFGWVQNADFPLYTKKVLTSIQLRRKF, from the coding sequence ATGAATTTAAAACTACATAAACCCCTGTGCATATTTGATTTGGAAACCACAGGTACTAATATTTCTAAAGACCGAATCGTAGAGATTTGTATTTTAAAAGTAAATCCAGACGCTTCTAGAGAAACCAAAACTTGGCTTGTAAACCCAGAAATGCACATTCCGGCGTTTGCAACTGCGGTACACGGTATTTCCGATGAAGATGTAAAGGACGCCCCTACCCTTAAAGAAATTGCTCCAAAAATTATGGAAATGATTTCAGGAGCAGACTTAGGCGGATTTAACTCTAACCGATTTGATGTCCCACTTCTTGCCGAAGAAATGCTAAGAGCAGGCGTAGATTTTGACCTTAGTAAAATGAAACTGGTGGATGCCCAAGTGATTTTCCATAAAATGGAACCTAGAAATTTAAGTGCCGCTTATCAGTTCTATTGCAACAAAACCCTAGAAGACGCCCATTCCGCAGAGGCAGACACCCTCGCTACTTTTGAAGTACTAGATGCCCAAGTAGGCAAATATGAGGAGCTACCTAAAGACATCAATGGTCTAAGCGAGTTTTCTTACCATCAAAAATTTGCAGACTTAGCAGGTTTTATTGCTTTTGATGACAAAGGACAAGAGATTTTCACCTTTGGTAAATATAAAGGACAACTGGTAGAAGAGGTTTTAGCCAAAGACGCAGGTTATTTCGGTTGGGTACAAAATGCTGACTTCCCGCTCTACACCAAGAAGGTGCTTACCAGCATACAGCTAAGACGAAAATTTTAA
- a CDS encoding CDP-alcohol phosphatidyltransferase family protein, producing MNFIKNNLANAFTLGNLFSGCVGAIHLVNGAYEITAICIIISLVLDFFDGFIARALHANSPLGVQLDSLADMVSFGLIPGLAMYKLLEPYGVNIGSFAFPFEIKYLGLFITLFSCLRLAIFNIDEEQKYYFKGLNTPSNTVLIFGIYYIVANVFSLKILEPPHYGWGLLALTALSSWLLVSPIKMIAMKFKSKKLSDNYPKIALLVGGLLILAFFKIYAIPLIVVYYILVSLIFQKQLN from the coding sequence ATGAATTTTATTAAAAATAATCTCGCTAATGCCTTTACTTTAGGCAATCTGTTTTCGGGGTGTGTAGGAGCTATCCATTTAGTTAACGGAGCTTACGAAATTACCGCTATATGCATTATTATTTCTTTAGTATTAGATTTTTTTGACGGATTTATAGCCCGTGCCTTACACGCCAACTCGCCTTTGGGGGTTCAGCTAGATTCTTTGGCAGATATGGTAAGTTTTGGGCTAATACCAGGGTTGGCAATGTATAAACTCCTAGAACCTTATGGCGTAAACATTGGCAGTTTTGCCTTTCCATTTGAAATAAAATACTTGGGGCTTTTCATTACCCTATTCTCTTGTCTAAGACTGGCTATTTTCAACATTGATGAAGAACAGAAATACTATTTCAAAGGACTAAATACACCTAGTAATACCGTTTTAATTTTCGGTATTTACTATATCGTAGCTAATGTATTTTCGTTAAAAATATTAGAGCCACCTCACTACGGTTGGGGACTTTTAGCTTTAACTGCACTTAGCTCGTGGCTACTAGTTAGCCCTATCAAAATGATAGCAATGAAGTTTAAATCTAAAAAACTAAGTGATAATTACCCTAAAATAGCCTTATTAGTAGGCGGGTTACTCATTCTAGCATTCTTTAAAATATACGCCATTCCTTTAATCGTGGTGTATTATATTTTAGTTTCTTTAATATTTCAAAAACAACTCAACTAA
- a CDS encoding M13 family metallopeptidase, translating into MKKITLSLLALSGALAFQSCSVNKKVAHTEHTSHAGHHHHEEHGISLEYMDTNVRPQDDFYNFVNGGWMRTAVIPSDKASWGSFNELREKTDEASLTILKNILSETYAEGTEGKKIQTLYASFMNMDKRNAEGINPIKNDLAKIEAIKNLADLQTYLTAAVRTGDNPLYSWYAYTDLKNSKMNTIYLGGPRLGLGRDYYQKENAENTKTLNEYQKYVASLLDVLGYKNSNDTAKKIVDLEKTMAKTLLTNEEGRDANKRYNPKNTSELPSLVKNINLSTYLKEAGVNTDRVILGELGYYQNLDKFINSANLPLIKDYLKLRLISGNADNLDKRLDDISFNFYSKYLQGQKEQRAMEKRGLSLINGVLGEAFGKLYVDKYFPAEAKTEMETLISYLKKSYKHHIENLDWMSAETKVKALDKLNKFTVKVAYPDKWEDYSKLNFNNGSSLYDNLKQVSLWAYEKTLAEKVNKPVDKSKWGMTPQTVNAYYNPTNNEIVFPAAILQPPFFNFKADPAVNFGGIGAVIGHEISHGFDDGGSRFDGDGNLSNWWTDADRKNFDIKVKQLADQYSKYEPVKGSFVNGVFTSGENIADLGGVAIAYDALKMYLKDKGNPGEISGYNQDQRFFLSWATVWRTKSTEQYMINQVKTDPHSPGYFRSFGPLVNVDAWYDAFKVEAKDKHYKKPEDRIKIW; encoded by the coding sequence ATGAAGAAAATTACATTAAGCCTATTGGCACTTTCTGGAGCATTAGCTTTTCAGTCTTGTTCTGTAAATAAGAAAGTTGCTCACACAGAGCATACCTCTCACGCTGGACATCACCACCACGAAGAACACGGGATTAGCCTAGAATATATGGATACCAATGTTCGCCCTCAAGACGATTTTTACAATTTCGTAAACGGTGGTTGGATGCGTACCGCTGTTATTCCTTCAGATAAAGCTTCTTGGGGAAGTTTCAACGAGTTGCGTGAAAAAACAGACGAAGCGTCTCTTACCATTCTTAAAAATATCCTTTCTGAAACCTATGCTGAAGGTACTGAAGGTAAAAAAATACAAACCCTCTACGCTTCTTTTATGAACATGGATAAAAGAAATGCAGAAGGCATCAACCCTATCAAAAATGATTTAGCTAAAATTGAGGCTATCAAAAACTTAGCAGACCTACAAACTTATCTTACTGCAGCAGTTCGTACAGGGGACAACCCTCTTTACAGTTGGTACGCCTACACCGACCTTAAAAACTCTAAGATGAATACCATCTATCTAGGTGGACCTCGTCTAGGTTTAGGAAGAGATTACTATCAAAAAGAGAACGCAGAGAACACAAAAACACTCAACGAATACCAAAAGTATGTGGCTTCTCTATTAGATGTTTTAGGATATAAGAACTCTAACGATACCGCTAAAAAAATAGTAGACCTAGAGAAAACAATGGCAAAAACGCTACTTACCAACGAGGAAGGTAGAGATGCCAACAAACGCTACAATCCTAAAAACACTTCTGAATTGCCAAGTTTAGTGAAAAATATAAACCTTTCTACTTATCTTAAAGAGGCTGGTGTAAACACAGATAGAGTCATTTTAGGGGAGCTAGGCTATTATCAAAACTTAGATAAATTTATCAACAGTGCTAATCTGCCTCTAATTAAAGATTATCTTAAATTGAGATTAATTTCTGGCAATGCAGATAATTTAGATAAGAGATTAGACGACATCAGCTTCAATTTTTATAGCAAATACCTTCAAGGGCAAAAAGAGCAAAGAGCTATGGAAAAGAGAGGACTTAGCCTCATCAATGGAGTTCTTGGCGAAGCCTTCGGTAAACTATATGTAGACAAGTATTTCCCTGCCGAAGCTAAAACAGAAATGGAAACGCTTATCAGCTACCTTAAAAAGTCTTACAAACATCATATAGAAAACTTAGATTGGATGTCTGCTGAAACTAAAGTTAAAGCATTAGACAAACTAAACAAATTTACTGTAAAAGTAGCTTATCCTGACAAATGGGAAGATTATTCTAAACTTAACTTCAATAACGGCTCTTCTCTTTATGACAACTTAAAGCAGGTTTCTCTTTGGGCTTACGAAAAAACTTTAGCCGAAAAAGTGAATAAACCTGTGGACAAATCTAAATGGGGAATGACACCACAAACCGTAAACGCTTATTACAACCCAACCAACAACGAGATTGTATTCCCAGCAGCGATATTACAGCCGCCATTCTTCAACTTTAAAGCAGACCCTGCGGTTAATTTTGGAGGTATTGGTGCAGTAATCGGTCACGAAATTTCTCACGGATTTGATGATGGTGGTTCTCGTTTTGACGGTGATGGAAACCTTAGCAATTGGTGGACAGATGCAGACCGTAAAAACTTTGATATCAAAGTAAAACAGCTGGCAGACCAATACAGCAAGTACGAGCCTGTAAAAGGAAGTTTCGTAAATGGAGTCTTCACTAGTGGCGAAAACATTGCAGACTTAGGTGGTGTAGCCATTGCTTACGACGCGTTAAAAATGTATCTTAAAGATAAAGGTAACCCAGGAGAAATCAGCGGTTATAACCAAGACCAAAGATTCTTTTTGAGCTGGGCAACCGTATGGAGAACTAAATCTACCGAGCAATATATGATTAACCAAGTAAAAACTGACCCACACTCTCCAGGCTACTTCCGTAGTTTTGGACCGTTGGTAAATGTAGATGCTTGGTATGATGCCTTTAAAGTAGAAGCAAAAGACAAACACTACAAAAAACCAGAGGATAGAATTAAAATCTGGTAA
- a CDS encoding CinA family nicotinamide mononucleotide deamidase-related protein — protein sequence MSITNAAIIIIGDEVLAGNTIDTNSNFIAKELHNIGIKVAEIFTISDDTDCIKQALNDAFKITNLVITTGGLGPTKDDKTKKAIAHFFDDNLIIDPETLAHLEQILIKRNRAHLFDINRPQAEIPSKAKVIQNHNGTAPCLMMEENEKIAFVLPGVPYEVKPLIKDQIIPLLAERFSLSHIVVKIISVVDFPESLLAQTIEDWENHLPENIKLAYLPIGNRVKLKLTAIENNKTDLEDQLNQIIEPLKPLIQDKVISWDNDDIASILKFILTQRGLSISTAESCTGGGISRLITSISGSSAYFQGGITAYAVNQKINILKVPEQLINQHTVVSEQVAEAMAIGCQELFKTDISVSTTGVAGPQTDQYQNEIGSVYYSVRVKNKSYNYHLHLPHLDREDFMNFVSQRVLQSVVEVLIFNPNEP from the coding sequence ATGAGCATAACAAACGCTGCAATCATTATAATAGGTGATGAAGTTTTAGCTGGAAACACCATTGATACCAATTCTAACTTTATAGCCAAAGAACTTCATAATATAGGGATTAAAGTCGCCGAAATCTTCACCATTTCAGATGATACCGACTGCATTAAACAGGCTTTAAACGACGCCTTCAAAATCACCAACCTCGTGATAACTACAGGCGGTCTAGGACCTACCAAAGACGACAAAACTAAAAAAGCCATTGCTCACTTTTTTGATGACAATCTCATCATAGACCCTGAAACTTTGGCTCATCTGGAGCAAATTTTAATCAAACGAAACAGAGCTCACCTCTTTGATATTAACCGCCCACAGGCAGAAATCCCTTCAAAAGCCAAAGTCATACAAAATCATAATGGTACCGCTCCTTGCCTAATGATGGAAGAAAACGAAAAAATTGCCTTTGTTCTCCCTGGTGTACCTTATGAAGTAAAGCCCTTGATTAAAGACCAAATCATTCCGCTACTAGCTGAAAGGTTTTCTTTATCACATATAGTGGTAAAAATCATCTCTGTAGTTGATTTTCCCGAAAGCCTTTTAGCCCAAACCATAGAAGATTGGGAAAATCATCTGCCCGAAAACATAAAACTAGCCTACCTCCCCATAGGAAACAGAGTAAAACTAAAACTTACCGCTATTGAGAATAACAAAACAGATTTAGAAGACCAACTCAACCAAATTATAGAACCGCTAAAACCTTTAATCCAAGACAAAGTCATTTCTTGGGATAATGATGATATAGCGTCTATCCTTAAATTCATTCTTACCCAAAGAGGACTTAGTATTTCCACTGCCGAAAGCTGTACTGGCGGCGGCATTTCAAGGCTAATCACCTCTATATCGGGAAGTTCCGCCTATTTTCAAGGAGGCATTACTGCCTATGCGGTCAATCAAAAAATCAATATTTTAAAAGTTCCTGAACAACTGATAAACCAACACACGGTAGTTTCGGAGCAAGTAGCCGAAGCGATGGCGATAGGTTGTCAAGAATTATTTAAAACGGACATTTCTGTCTCTACCACAGGCGTTGCAGGTCCACAAACCGACCAATATCAAAACGAAATAGGCTCTGTCTATTATTCCGTAAGAGTAAAAAACAAAAGCTACAACTATCATTTGCACCTACCTCATTTGGATAGAGAGGACTTTATGAACTTCGTTTCTCAAAGAGTTTTACAGTCTGTTGTGGAAGTTCTTATTTTTAATCCCAATGAGCCTTAA
- a CDS encoding alkaline phosphatase, protein MKRRDFLKSGSIAALGSMLISPFGLKANTIKEEFGGKKAKNIIFMVSDGMSVGTLHMADIYSRRKLGRASHWLGLYENNLVQRAMMDMASANSIVTDSAAASSSWGGGVRVNNGSLNISPDGKENMPILQKFKKAGKKVGCVTTVPINHATPAGFSVTSKKRSAMEDIAVDYLDLGFDVMMGGGTKYFEADKRKDAVDLDAKFRSKGYTVVKNKTEMLSAPKNKPILGTFDEEALPYTVDHNSCDKMKANIPTLAEMTEKAISQMKDHPKGFVMQVEGGKVDWAAHGNDIAALLYDQLAFDEAVKVAIDFAKKDGNTLVVITSDHGNANPGLIYGKTCNDNFDHIQNFKNSNEWVLQGIKPDSSISFVKERVAKACGNMVLTDDQVKQLLSYYSTAKQEDGLYNPRHLPFKLLSEMQKDYTSVGWISMDHSSDYTELAMFGPGSERLKPLMRNTDIHTFLLDAAEVENKF, encoded by the coding sequence ATGAAAAGAAGAGATTTTTTAAAGAGCGGGTCTATAGCGGCTTTAGGAAGTATGCTTATCAGTCCGTTTGGTTTAAAAGCCAATACTATAAAAGAAGAATTTGGAGGGAAAAAAGCTAAGAATATCATCTTTATGGTGAGTGATGGTATGAGCGTGGGGACACTACATATGGCGGATATTTACTCTAGGAGAAAACTAGGTAGAGCTTCTCACTGGCTAGGTTTGTACGAAAATAATTTAGTACAAAGAGCAATGATGGATATGGCATCTGCTAACTCCATTGTTACCGATTCTGCGGCGGCAAGCTCTTCGTGGGGTGGGGGAGTTCGTGTAAATAACGGAAGCCTTAACATTAGCCCAGATGGAAAAGAAAATATGCCAATACTCCAAAAATTTAAAAAAGCAGGTAAAAAGGTAGGATGTGTAACTACAGTTCCTATCAACCACGCTACACCAGCAGGGTTTAGCGTAACTTCTAAAAAGAGAAGTGCAATGGAGGATATTGCGGTAGATTATTTAGATTTAGGCTTTGATGTAATGATGGGAGGCGGGACTAAATATTTTGAAGCAGATAAGAGGAAAGACGCTGTAGATTTAGATGCTAAGTTTCGTTCTAAAGGTTATACAGTAGTAAAAAACAAAACAGAAATGTTATCAGCTCCTAAAAATAAGCCTATTTTGGGTACTTTTGATGAGGAGGCATTGCCGTATACTGTAGACCACAATAGTTGTGATAAAATGAAAGCCAATATCCCTACTTTGGCAGAGATGACGGAGAAGGCTATATCGCAGATGAAAGACCACCCTAAAGGCTTTGTAATGCAAGTAGAAGGCGGTAAGGTAGACTGGGCGGCACACGGTAATGATATTGCGGCTCTGCTTTATGACCAATTGGCTTTTGATGAAGCGGTGAAGGTAGCTATAGATTTTGCAAAGAAAGATGGTAATACTTTGGTGGTAATTACTTCTGACCACGGGAACGCCAATCCAGGACTTATCTACGGTAAAACTTGTAATGATAATTTTGACCATATACAAAACTTTAAAAACTCTAACGAGTGGGTACTACAAGGCATAAAGCCTGATAGCTCTATTTCTTTTGTTAAAGAACGAGTAGCGAAGGCTTGTGGTAATATGGTTTTAACTGATGACCAAGTGAAACAGCTATTGTCTTACTATTCTACGGCAAAGCAAGAAGATGGTTTGTATAATCCTCGCCACTTGCCGTTTAAGCTCCTTTCCGAGATGCAAAAAGACTATACTTCTGTAGGTTGGATAAGTATGGACCACTCTTCAGACTACACAGAACTTGCGATGTTTGGACCAGGAAGCGAACGCCTAAAACCGCTGATGAGAAATACAGATATACACACATTCTTATTAGACGCTGCTGAAGTAGAAAATAAGTTTTAG